In Deltaproteobacteria bacterium, the sequence CGCTTCCTTGGAACGCTCGGGTACCCCTGCATCGACGAGAGCGGGAACCCCGCATACCGGCTCTTCCTCGGATGAAGTCCGCTCACGTCGCGCCGAATGCCACCCTCAGCGTCAGCACCTCGACCCCGGGGTTGCGGGTCCCGAGGTGCGCGTTGGAGATGTGGCTGAAGCCGACCCCGACCCGGACCGTCGGATCCGGCGCGACCGAAAGCTCCAGGGAGGAGCGGAACTCGACGACGTGGCCGAGATCGCCATCCCCGCGCGCGAGCACGATCCCCGGTGCGAACGCAGGCGTCAGCCGCAGGCTGCCGGCGAGTGGGATCTCGAACGCGACGCCGGAGTAGACGTACGCGGCACCGCCGGTGGTCGTCAGGAGTCCGGCGACGGGGCGAACCACCGCCCAGTGCCAGGGGCCGCGCAGCTCCAGCTCCATTCCCAACGAGTGTGGGATCTCCTTGCGCATGCCGTACTGTCCGGTGGCGATCGCGACGGCCGCACGGTCCCCGCGCGCGGAGGCGGCCGCGACCAGCAGCAAGGCGGCCGAGACGGAGGCGATGCGACGGCGCGGCACTCTCCTTTGATGCACCATCTCAAAGTTCGGGTCCACCGAAGAGTCCCGGGGCAAACGCCCGCAGCAGGCCGAGGGCGCCGCCGGCAAGGACGACGGCGACGACGTTCAGCCGCCACTTCCAGAAGGTGAGGGCCGCGAACGCCGCGAGGCCGAGGACGACCGTGATCCAGTCAACCGTTCCCGACGCCATGAAGGCGACCTTCGCCAAGGGGATCGAGACGGAAAACATCAGTCCGACCACGCCGCAGGTCACGCCTTTGAGGAACGCCTTCATCCCCGGCCTCGAGGTGAGCCAATCCATGTGCCGCGCAGCGCCGAGGACGAAGACGAAGGAGGGAAGGAAGAGCCAGAACGTCGCCGCGACGGCCCCGAGCCAGGGCACGCCGCGGGCGTTGCCCGCGAGGTACCCGACGAAGATGCCGATCGAGATCAGCGGACCGGGCGTGGTCTCGCCGAGCGCCAGCGCGTCGATCATCTCCCGATCGCCAATCCAGCCATAGCCGGCGACGGCGCCCTCGCGGATGTACGGCAAGACCGCGTACGCGCCGCCGAACGAGAACAAGCCCACCTTGAGGAAAAACGACGAGATGTCGAAGAGACGCTGTCCCGTCGACTCCGCCGCGCCGGCCGCCGGCCACAGAAGGACGGGCAAGGCCGCAAGCGCCGCAGACCGCCGGCCGCGGACGAGACCGACGAGGCCGCATCCGAGGAGCACGAGCAGGAAGGGCGCATGTCCGAAGAAAAATGCGACGAAGGCGATGCAGGAGAGCAGCACGGAGAAGGTATCTTTCAGCGTAGCGCGCGAGATCCGGACCAGTGCGGCGAGCAGCAGCGAAAGGCCCACCGGACGGAAGCCCCAGAGCACGCCGAGCACCTGCGCTGTCTTGCCGAACCGGACGTAGATGAAGGCGAGCGCGGTGAGCGTCATGAAGCCGGGGAGGATGAAGAGCACACCCGCGAGCGCGCCACCGGCGTATCCACCCTTGCGGTACCCGATGTAGATCGCGAGCTGCAGCGCCTCCGGCCCTGGAAGCACGTGGCAGAAATTCAGCGCGCGGACGAATTCTTCTTCATCCAGCCACTTCTGCCGCTCGACGACCTGCAGGTGCATCAGCCCGATCTGGCCGACGGGACCGCCGAAGGCGAGCCACCCCAGCTTGAGGAAGTACCAGAAAAGCTCCCTCATCGTAGGCTTCAAGGCGGCGGCTCCGTGGCCGGATTGCCGCACTATACGTCGGCTGCTAAGAGTCGAAACCTCCGGGGAGAGTTGCACATGCGCTGGATTCGGATCGTCGCCCTTGGTCTGACCCTGATGCACTGCGGTGGGGAAGAGTCGAACTGGCGCGACCTCGCCGCGAGATGCGCGACGCCGCGCACGGGAACGGATCCGTTCACGGGTCAGGCGTACCCGGACAAGAGGGCGACGCTGACCGACGAAAAGAGCTGGCTGAAGGCTTGGACCGACGACACGTACCTCTGGTACAGCGAGGTACCGTCGGTCAATGCCGCGCAGTACACCAGTGTGACGGACTACTTCGATCAGCTGAAGACGCGCGCGACAACGCCTTCCGGAAATGACAAGGACCGGTTCCATTTCTGGTATCCGACCGCGGATTGGGAACAACTCTCCCAGTCCGGCGTCGAACTCGGGTATGGCATCACCTGGGTCGTCCTGTCGCCTCCGAAGACGCTGCCACGGAACTGGGTAGTCGGGTACGTGGAGCCTAACTCGCCAGCGGACGGAAAGATCATGCGAGGTGCGCAACTCAAGCTCATCGATGGCGTGAACATGGAGACCGCGAACACGCAGGCCGAGATCGATGTGCTCAACGCCGGCCTCTCTCCGGCCAACATTGGAGAACAGCACACGTACACGGTCCTGGATCCGGGCAGTACCCAGAACCGCGACGTCCCCTTGCAGGCTGCCGGCATCACCACCAATCCCGTCCCCATCACGGGCGTCGTGATGGCGACCAACGGGAAGAAGGTCGGGTACTTGCTGTTCAACGATCACATCGCCACCGCCGAGCAGAGGCTCGTCGATGCGGTGACTTCTCTCAAGGCGCAAAGCATCAACGAACTGGTGCTCGATATCCGGTACAACGGCGGCGGCTATCTCGCGATCGCGAGCGAGATCGCCTACATGATTGCGGGCTCGGCCAGGACATCCGGGAAGATCTTCGAGCAGCTCACGTTCAACGCAAAGCATCCGTCGACCGATCCGGTCACCGGAAAGCAGATCACCCCGACCCCGTTCTATACCCAGACGCTCGGATTCTCCGCCGCGGCAGGCACACCGCTGCCAACCCTGGATCTGCCGCGGGTCTTCGTTTTGACAGGCCCTGGCACGTGCTCCGCGAGCGAATCGGTCCTCAATTCGCTGGACGGCGTCGGCGTGCAGGTGATCCAGATCGGCGCGACGACCTGCGGCAAGCCCTACGGATTCTACCCGGAGGACAACTGCGGGGTTACCTACTTCTCGATCCAGTTCAAGGGCGTAAACGCGAAGGGCTTCGGAGATTACGCGGACGGCTTTGCTCCGGCGGCGACGGCTCCGGTCGCAGGCTTCACCGGTTGCGTGATGGCGGACGACTTCACCCGCCCCCTCGGTGATGCAGGGGAGAACCGGCTGGAGACGGCTCTGAACTACATCACGACGGGGTCTTGCGGAACGCCTGCCGCAGCCACGGCGCTCATCACCGCACCGGGACCACGCGGCGACGGCGAGGTGCTGAAGTCCGTCTGGCGCCAGAACCGCATCATGACGATGCCCCGGACCGGCCGCTAATCCATATCGATCGTCTGGAAGTTCCCGCCCGCGTCCAGCACCGTGCCCCACACCTTGTGGGACGCCTGGTGCTCGCTCATGCCGAATCCCATGGATGCGCCGACCCCGAGGTCCAGGCCGCGCAAGGACTCGAGGGCGTCGACCAGCGACTCGGTGGTGAAGTCGCGGCCCGCGCGCCGCAATCCCTCGATGAGCAGGGTGGCGGCGAGATATCCCTCGAGCGAAACGAAGTCCGGCTTCTCGCCGAGCGAGTATTTGGGCAAGAGATCCTGGTAGCGCATCACGGCCGTCGCCTTGCTGTGCGGCAGCGGGACCACCTGCGTGACGATGACGCCTTCGGCGACCTTTCCGCCGTACGCCATCAGCTCGTCCGCCAGCGCCTGGCTGCCGACGAACGAGACATTGCTGAAGACGATGTCCGGCCGCTCCGCCTTCACCTTGTCGATGAACTTCGCCGCCGCCCTGTACGTCGAGACCATCACCACCGCCCGCACGGGGCGGCGGCTCTTGAGCAGCGTGTCCACCGCCTCGGCGACGTCGGTCGTGTTCCGCTTGTAGCCGACGCGCAGCGTGCGCTCCGGGTTGCGGTTGTACTTGCGCATCATCTTCGCCACGCCGTTGAACCCCGCGTCTCCGTAGCCGTCCTGCTGAGCGAAGACCGCGATCTCGTCCGGCGGAATCCGCCGGACGTCCACCAGGTACCGGACCGTCGACGCCGTCTCCTCCGCGTAGCTGGCGCGGTAGTTGAAGACGTAGCGATCGGGCGGATCGCGCCGCAGCAGGCCCGCGCCGGTGAAGGGACCGAAGAAGAGCATCTTCTTCTCCAGCGTGTACGGCACGGCCACTTCCGCGGTGGGCGTCCCGACGTTCCCGACGAATCCGAACACGTTGCGCGCCTCCGCCAGCTCCTTCATCACCGTGCGGGTACGGTCGGGCTCGTAGCCGTCGTCGAGAGCGACGAGGCGCAGCTTGCGCCCGTTCACGCCGCCCGCCTCGTTCGTCGCGGCGAAAGCGAGATCGATGCCGGTCTTCATCCCGCGGCCCAGCTCCTTGGCGGGGCCCGAGAACGGCGCCGCCATGCCGAAGACGATCTCCGTGTCGGTGACGCCCGGAACGCGCGAGCGCGTCTCGGCCTCCCGGTGGACCACCGCCGCCGCCTGCTGGCGCGCGGCCAGCGCTGCCGCTTCCTGCTGCGAGCGCCACCAGAGCGCACCGCCGACGACGGCGATGGCCACCGCGGCCGACGCGACCACGATCAGCAGCATGGGGGAGCGCGGGGGCGGCGGGGGATGCGACTTCGGAATCATGATTTCCTCCGGTCCCGCGGCGGACTCGCCGGCGTCTTTTTTCGCGCCGTTCGACTCGTCGTCGGACACCATCTCCTCGAGCAGGAGCTTGTTGCAGGATTCCCAGATCGTGCGCTTCTCGGTGGTGACGTTGAGATCGACGTGGAACTCGCCCTCGCGCAGGCGCATGGCGCGGCGGACGGCGTCGAGGCCGGTCACGTGGCCGAAGCGGGCGTCGACGATCTCGCCCTTCTCCATGAACACGACCACGTCGTGCTCCGGACCCGCGGGTGACACGATCGTCACCGCCGCCGTCTGCCGGCTGATGCTGTAGAACTGAATGAGGTCGGTGAACGACGTCTCCGACAGGTTTCCGCTCAGCGCCACCCGTCGAGCGTACGACGGAGAGCAGGGCAACGCGAAATCCATCGTCAGTTGGCGCATCGCGCCGTCTATGACGGCCATCACGGGGGCGCGGTAGGCGTTTGTCGGGAATGTCCCTACCGGTACTTCACTGCTCCAACGTGTCGCAGGATGCCGCGGAACCTGTGTCGAGACCCGTCTTGAACCAGCGAGCGCGTTCGCGGGCGGAGCCGTGCGTGAACGATTCCGGCGAGACACGGCGGCCCGCCATCTGCTGGATGCGATCGTCTCCGACCGCGGACGCGGCGCGCAGGCCCTCTTCGGCATCGCCGGGATCGAGGAGCTGACGCTGCGCCGCGGAGTGGCCCCAGACGCCCGCGAAGCAGTCCGCCTGCAGCTCCAGCTTCACGGAGAGGGCGTTGCGCCGTGAGGGATCCAGCCGCGTCGCGCGCTCGACCTTGGCGGTGATGCCGAGCAGGTTCTGCACGTGATGCCCCACCTCGTGCGCGATCACGTACGCCTGGGCGAAGTCGCCCGGGGCTCCGAATCGGCGCGCCAGCTCCCGGTAGAAGCCGAGGTCGATGTACACGCGCTCGTCGGGCGGACAGTAGAAGGGCCCCATCGCCGCGCCAGCGCCGCCGCAGCCGGACTGCGTCTCGTCCCAGAAGAGGACGAGCTTCGCATCGCGGTATCCGCGCAGGTTCTGGCCCCAGAACCGCTGCGTGTCGTTGAAGGAGCCGACGGCAACTTTCTCCAGCGAGGCTTCATCCTCTCGCCGCTGTTCGGCCTGCGGTCCTTGCGCCTGCGTGGCCGCGCCATTGTCTCCCACGAGCGCGAAGAAGTTCTGGCGGAAAACTATGCTGAGGACGCCGAGGAGGAGGATGCCGCCGATGCCGAGGCGCCCGCCGGTGATCAGGCCGCGCCGGTCCTCCACGTTGGATCGGTCGTCGTCGCCGCCGAGCCGCATCCGGACAATCTGCGTCGGCGCCGCCGCGCCCACAACCTCTCAGCGGGGGAGCAGACGTTCGAGCTTCTCCTGCGCATCCGCCGCGAAGCCCAGCGTCAATTCGCCATCCACCTCGATGATCGGGCGCCGCACTCGGCCACCGTCCCCGGCGAGCCAGGCGATCAGCTTCTCGCCGGAGAGACCTTCCGATTCCTTGCGCCGCTTCGGCGCGACGAGCTGCTCCACACCGCCGGCCTTTTTCGACAGGGCGCGGAGCTCCGCCGCGGTGAGCGGCTCCTTGATCAAGTTGCGCTCTTCCACCGTCTGCTTCTTCCGCGCGAGAAACTCCCGCGCCTTCATGCAGCCGGTTCAGCCGGGCTTGCCGTAGTAGCGGATCATGCGCGCCAATCTATCCGGATACCTCTCGCAATGCATGGTCCCGAATTGCCAAGCTCAAACATAGCCGCTAGTGGCCTTCGGCCGCCGCGGCTACCGGAGCGCGAACGGCCACAGATGCAAAATCTTCGCGGCGACGGCCGCTGCTGCGACGAGCACCGCCGCGGTCCAGAACAGGCGGCGGCGCCTGCGCGCCTTGCGGTCCTCGAACGGATCGTCGAGAGAGCGCCTCGCGCCCCGTGGCAGCACCTTGAGATCCGTGAGCGCGGCCCCGAGTGGGATGTTGACGCGGACTCGCCCGTTCACCGCCCATCCATTTGCCTCCAGCACCGGCCCGAGCGTCCGCTGTCGCAGCTTGAGCCAAGCCAGCAACACCGAGGGACCCGAGATGGCGAGCATTGCCCCGAGGATGGCAAACGGTTTCGCGTACCAGGGTTGCAGGTTCATGAAGCCGGAGACGAAGCCGCCGAACAGCGTTCCGACCGCGCCGATGCCGACGCCGAGCGCCGCGACGATGCCCACCATCTTGCCCACGTCCACCGGACCGCTCGCCTGCGGAACGATGCCGGAATCCGCCGCAGCCTTGAGGCGCGCCTCGTTCTCGCGCTCTTTCGCCTCGGCGAACTTCTGCACCTGCTCCTCGATCAGGCGGAGTNNNNNNNNNNNNNNNNNNNNNNCGAACGATCGTCGCGTCCCAGTCGCGGCCCTTGCGGTCGTAGAAGACGCCGTTGCGGCCGACCATCAGGTAATCCGAGTCGCCTTGCGTGAAGCAGGCGGCGATCTTCATGGTCTGTCCGCCGGGCCGCTTCAGGTCGCAGTATGCGATGTACATTCGCGAGAGCGAGGCGAGCACCGCATGCGAGGCGGGGTCGTCCACCCGGACGCAGAGATTGCAGCTGCGACTGTCGAGATAGAGCGTGCCCGACTGGAACACGGCCTCGGCGTTCAGGTCGTAGAAGTCGTGGAAGTTGACGAAGTTCTTGAGCAGCTTGTGAAGGTCGCGCTTGTAGTGCGCCATCCGGACCGCGTCCGCCACCGCGCCGGATTCGGCGGCCACCGCCAGGTCGTCGTCGATCAGGACCTCGATCCGCGCCTTCGCGTTGCTGGCAAGAATGGCCTCGACGCGAGCGAGCCCGAGCTTTTCCACCGCGGCGCCCTTCTTCGCGGCGATCCACGCTTCATGAGCGGCATAGCGGGGCTGAATCTGCTCCCATTCGATGGCGCTGATCTGTGTCTTCTGGGCGCCGAACAGCGGCGCAACCGCCGTCTTGTGGAACGTTGCCAGCGCTCCGGACCACGCCGGGTTGACGCGCTCGAGCAGCGGCAGCGCGCCTCCGGCCTCGACGCGCGCGAGCGGCAGCATCTGCAGCTCCGCGGGCTGTGCCGGCTCCTGCGCCGCCAGCCGCGGATCGAACTCCGCGATCCGGCAGCGGTTGAACCAGTCGTCGACCTTCACCCGAACCGCGCGGAGCGCCTCGTAGC encodes:
- a CDS encoding acyloxyacyl hydrolase, whose amino-acid sequence is MDPNFEMVHQRRVPRRRIASVSAALLLVAAASARGDRAAVAIATGQYGMRKEIPHSLGMELELRGPWHWAVVRPVAGLLTTTGGAAYVYSGVAFEIPLAGSLRLTPAFAPGIVLARGDGDLGHVVEFRSSLELSVAPDPTVRVGVGFSHISNAHLGTRNPGVEVLTLRVAFGAT
- the chrA gene encoding chromate efflux transporter, with protein sequence MRELFWYFLKLGWLAFGGPVGQIGLMHLQVVERQKWLDEEEFVRALNFCHVLPGPEALQLAIYIGYRKGGYAGGALAGVLFILPGFMTLTALAFIYVRFGKTAQVLGVLWGFRPVGLSLLLAALVRISRATLKDTFSVLLSCIAFVAFFFGHAPFLLVLLGCGLVGLVRGRRSAALAALPVLLWPAAGAAESTGQRLFDISSFFLKVGLFSFGGAYAVLPYIREGAVAGYGWIGDREMIDALALGETTPGPLISIGIFVGYLAGNARGVPWLGAVAATFWLFLPSFVFVLGAARHMDWLTSRPGMKAFLKGVTCGVVGLMFSVSIPLAKVAFMASGTVDWITVVLGLAAFAALTFWKWRLNVVAVVLAGGALGLLRAFAPGLFGGPEL
- a CDS encoding peptidase — protein: MRWIRIVALGLTLMHCGGEESNWRDLAARCATPRTGTDPFTGQAYPDKRATLTDEKSWLKAWTDDTYLWYSEVPSVNAAQYTSVTDYFDQLKTRATTPSGNDKDRFHFWYPTADWEQLSQSGVELGYGITWVVLSPPKTLPRNWVVGYVEPNSPADGKIMRGAQLKLIDGVNMETANTQAEIDVLNAGLSPANIGEQHTYTVLDPGSTQNRDVPLQAAGITTNPVPITGVVMATNGKKVGYLLFNDHIATAEQRLVDAVTSLKAQSINELVLDIRYNGGGYLAIASEIAYMIAGSARTSGKIFEQLTFNAKHPSTDPVTGKQITPTPFYTQTLGFSAAAGTPLPTLDLPRVFVLTGPGTCSASESVLNSLDGVGVQVIQIGATTCGKPYGFYPEDNCGVTYFSIQFKGVNAKGFGDYADGFAPAATAPVAGFTGCVMADDFTRPLGDAGENRLETALNYITTGSCGTPAAATALITAPGPRGDGEVLKSVWRQNRIMTMPRTGR
- a CDS encoding ABC transporter substrate-binding protein encodes the protein MRLREGEFHVDLNVTTEKRTIWESCNKLLLEEMVSDDESNGAKKDAGESAAGPEEIMIPKSHPPPPPRSPMLLIVVASAAVAIAVVGGALWWRSQQEAAALAARQQAAAVVHREAETRSRVPGVTDTEIVFGMAAPFSGPAKELGRGMKTGIDLAFAATNEAGGVNGRKLRLVALDDGYEPDRTRTVMKELAEARNVFGFVGNVGTPTAEVAVPYTLEKKMLFFGPFTGAGLLRRDPPDRYVFNYRASYAEETASTVRYLVDVRRIPPDEIAVFAQQDGYGDAGFNGVAKMMRKYNRNPERTLRVGYKRNTTDVAEAVDTLLKSRRPVRAVVMVSTYRAAAKFIDKVKAERPDIVFSNVSFVGSQALADELMAYGGKVAEGVIVTQVVPLPHSKATAVMRYQDLLPKYSLGEKPDFVSLEGYLAATLLIEGLRRAGRDFTTESLVDALESLRGLDLGVGASMGFGMSEHQASHKVWGTVLDAGGNFQTIDMD